From the Tribolium castaneum strain GA2 chromosome 2, icTriCast1.1, whole genome shotgun sequence genome, one window contains:
- the tnc gene encoding titin: MTAWTRIFQGPVLVLLFVLWAPQAARAAPYEQDTTEIEYYPIADSTGCYYNFQHYDEGDRIITNEPCLNCTCHNRMLMCYLRVCPFTKAIGQDCKIEKRADQCCPVITCPEVPVQLLTSTTQSSTAVGHLDAYGCSIDGLFYSDGARVPSDPNKPCELCYCIRNKTACVMQECTLKVEGCKPVYQEGVCCPVRYDCEHPDYNLLETTTRRLITTTTTTQAPTTTLAGPVDCVYNNEVYADGALVIKEKPCEHCYCMRGDIVCAVQECNPTPLDKVNCTALPPKEGQCCADSYDCDHMTEEELTTGYSYTTPSLGSFDEKATARPEIESVTTQQPVGKEGETQEPVTVVPSEADKEHPEQLPEIPEKEDHEEPVKGVTPLFDEHAHVTEPQEVPTTIKTPQEEETNEIPEEHEIVTAGPHIPSQDEILHPGETEYPKHPTEEHEAGSGEGQVTEPEIEPGQATETPEIGVPKGTELPQQPETASEAEATELPEHATEAKVPEIPEKPEHVTEGKITELPPTVTEVEHEQPQHVPIEDHEPEEEHEPEEEHATEHETHGGKGTEVPQEQVPEEPEVGTTEHPHVIQHVTEIAPEIGSGLPHEMAAATEKTEGKGTEMPQEEHIPEVTEKEQVGVTHLPSGHIPKGEENGQEPIEEGTELPREHVTETQTVKAGEIPQAPVTEGVPQEHVTELEEKATEVPVSGGEGTEVPREHIPEGGITEIPPKDLVYPTEVPEGQVTEGHELPKEHATVLPEQGTELPKEGTELPGEHATQVPGIVPEEQEKEILPSVTEGPIAEHAPEQITTAVPTEIKPAGETEEHATHKPESETEVPQEHVTEGQVKGESTELPQEHVTEELPQEHELPKEPSVEEESTKLPEEHITQGPESESPTVLPAEHVTEAKIGEESTEQPKEQAAHVPDVAGPVTEPPIEHITEEQVAKGTEVPEKEHITEHPVYGAETTKQPSEHVTEKHIPEVTTLPQEYITEGHVEEGKVTEVPQPHVTEQGRGTEAPEGQVTEIPQPHADEGQVTEHPEEHVTEGQVKEKPEIITEGKLEETTKYAEEPTPVEGEIPANYPVEPEHAPEVPEQQTEKIIPEVPETGTETATSVPSEEGETEKTHKTTTKPSPVGQTEESVTEHEIQTHIPIKPSEEAEGTTHRFPQMPVEEEQETESAIGKVTTEQPSEKETETPQQATEAPRIPSGEFDSTNAPVEPSGEGTEKPTYPHAGHEDVEEEEKPGIPGEGSCLVDGQTYKNNSNVPPINHCQVSCKCVSSILQCESVTCTPPPSNLQHCMPVYQGPDSCCPTYSCSVPGVTSMESDSHKVEISTTETVPGTIGVNILIPSEEGTVKPEGTTASSRDSTELPEYSLPEEHVTHKQPEQVSEASETPESYVPQATTIKSVPAHTEVPVEMATGTEKIEEGQVTEKQGELQPTEISHEGTTLKPSSESEQQPEVHVTTEYPEGVGHDEVHPDEEENAIEDHTYHQIIDSGRVSTEREEEHVTTSSPAIVTDKHPVSVTERQGEIVTEKTIEGEVPATEIPKSEEVPAVTEGVTEGVPETVTEGVKGGVTEVAHEGTMISVTEPAHKVSSESSVEEEAKVTTEPTKEGSASATEPAKEYVPEAGKEEAPAATTEYPKPSVPEAETKLPEGVTEGKKELPEVPSITQQEHVTEGVKEQEPHYDEGVHPHEEHVTEPELPATVAPEHAPVTEGKAPEQETEKEIIEAVTEPSATEKIPESISHVTEKTQEGQIPTHDEGATQVPEIPEKTSEEGKPAEEPEVTTMHVPAIGVTEPVVTVLPEHKPIETEQLPEHKPTEAQQPEAGITERVGGEEHTTPHVPDEGLPEHAPGTQQPEGTTLRPEGSTVKAAEQPETVQPVHEIESSTVKAAEEPQVTTIQPGYEPEGSTSKAAEEPEITAKPGYEPEGSTPKTVEGEPAITDKSSFVPEATTLRGAGEQEGTTAQPSHEIEGAEKADITTMQPSHEAQQPAITTVQPGHEQEGTTVKAVEQQPEITVKPSYEPEGSTLKGAEQPEITAKPSYEPESTTLMGAAHPEITVKPGYEAEGTTAKSVEQPEITVKPSYGQEGTTLKGVEQPEITAKPSYEPEGTTLRGIEEPEITAKPSYEPEGTEQPEITAKPGYEPQGTTLKSAEQPEITVKPSYEPEGTEQPEVTAKPGYEPQGTTLKSAEQPEITVKPSYEPEGTEQPEITVKPGYEHEGTTLKSAEQPEVTTVKTGYVPEGSTEARIPEKEEPPVQTTPGGEEAGVTEKETKPFEYIPPTSDHEHVPEEGGVTDKEGEAHTTIGYKPEATIRPEHIPSEGEAPKAPEEETTEPVVTVTPVPALPEGQQPEEGEEEAPARPTVPSLEGEKEKSTEVPTTVRSPISGEETTESRPAIPGEGQESPETSTKPEVFTSPTLTSTAHPNASELYTSGPTVEEATKKGIAGELSTSAPSTTLTSSTTLPPPHSMPESPDYQAPVEEEDYGEEDQSAFGPGTCRYGGKVYVSAQQIPRDDPCDFCFCFRSDIICLQQSCPPPIPRCHEEPIRGFCCPRYECPVSMATSVNITTTTTTTTTTLPPHFFSHAYKGRAQRSGCQIRNKAYQVGEEIKSASGPCLHCICGDNGQMKCDPKACSPEPMLRQMIAAAESRRRR, from the exons ATGACGGCGTGGACTCGAATTTTCCAAGGGCCGGTCCTGGTCCTGCTCTTCGTCCTTTGGGCACCGCAAGCTGCACGAGCCG CCCCGTACGAACAAGACACGACAGAAATCGAATATTATCCAATCGCCGATTCAACCGGTTGCTATTACAACTTCCAACATTACGACGAAGGAGACAGGATAATCACGAACGAGCCATGTTTGAATTGTACTTGCCATAATAGGATGCTCATGTGTTATCTAAGAGTATGTCCGTTTACAAAGGCGATCGGTCAAGACTGCAAAATCGAGAAAAGAGCGGATCAGTGCTGTCCTGTTATAACCTGCCCTGAAG TACCAGTGCAACTTTTGACATCTACCACCCAATCGTCGACAGCGGTCGGTCATTTGGATGCTTACGGGTGTTCCATCGATGGGCTGTTCTATTCAGACGGAGCGAGAGTACCGTCTGATCCCAACAAACCGTGCGAACTTTGTTACTGCATCAGGAACAAAACGGCCTGTGTCATGCAAGAATGTACGCTCAAAGTCGAAGGATGCAAACCAGTTTATCAAGAAGGTGTATGTTGTCCAGTTCGGTACGATTGCG AACATCCCGATTACAACCTTCTAGAAACGACCACCAGAAGACTAATtaccacaacaacaacaacacaagcTCCAACAACGACTCTCGCTGGACCGGTCGACTGCGTCTACAATAACGAAGTATACGCTGACGGTGCTCTAGTCATCAAAGAAAAACCATGCGAACATTGCTACTGCATGAGAGGTGATATTGTGTGTGCTGTTCAAGAATGCAACCCTACGCCACTCGACAAAGTCAACTGTACGGCATTACCACCGAAAGAAGGACAATGCTGTGCGGACTCTTACGACTGCGATCACATGACCGAAGAAGAACTTACGACCGGCTACTCGTACACAACACCATCACTTGGTAGTTTCGATGAAAAAGCAACAGCTCGACCCGAAATTGAATCTGTGACAACACAACAACCGGTGGGCAAAGAAGGTGAAACTCAAGAACCTGTTACAGTTGTACCGAGCGAAGCTGACAAAGAACATCCCGAACAACTTCCTGAAATACCCGAAAAGGAAGATCACGAAGAACCAGTCAAAGGCGTTACGCCACTCTTTGACGAACACGCTCACGTCACGGAACCACAAGAAGTACCAACAACTATCAAGACACCACAAGAAGAAGAAACGAATGAAATTCCAGAAGAACACGAAATTGTAACTGCTGGTCCTCATATTCCATCACAAGACGAGATCCTTCATCCTGGAGAAACTGAATATCCGAAACATCCGACTGAAGAACATGAAGCTGGTTCCGGCGAAGGACAAGTAACAGAACCGGAAATTGAACCTGGACAAGCTACGGAAACTCCAGAAATTGGAGTACCTAAAGGAACAGAATTGCCTCAACAACCGGAAACCGCAAGTGAGGCTGAAGCTACTGAACTTCCGGAACATGCAACTGAAGCTAAGGTACCCGAAATTCCCGAAAAACCGGAACATGTGACTGAAGGAAAGATTACCGAATTACCGCCAACTGTCACTGAAGTTGAACATGAACAACCACAACACGTACCAATCGAAGACCATGAACCAGAAGAAGAACACGAACCAGAAGAAGAACACGCTACTGAACACGAAACACACGGAGGTAAAGGAACAGAAGTACCACAAGAACAAGTACCGGAAGAACCTGAAGTTGGTACCACTGAACATCCACATGTAATCCAACACGTTACGGAGATTGCACCTGAAATTGGTTCTGGTTTGCCGCATGAAATGGCAGCTGCGACTGAGAAAACTGAAGGTAAAGGTACCGAAATGCCACAAGAAGAACATATTCCGGAAGTAACAGAAAAAGAACAAGTTGGTGTTACGCATTTGCCGTCCGGTCATATTCCTAAAGGAGAAGAAAATGGTCAAGAGCCAATTGAAGAAGGCACTGAGCTTCCACGAGAACACGTAACGGAAACGCAGACTGTTAAGGCCGGAGAAATACCACAAGCACCTGTGACAGAAGGTGTACCACAAGAACATGTGACAGAATTGGAAGAAAAGGCCACTGAAGTACCGGTATCTGGTGGTGAAGGTACAGAAGTACCACGTGAACATATACCAGAAGGTGGAATTACTGAAATACCGCCTAAAGATTTGGTATATCCTACTGAAGTGCCTGAAGGCCAAGTAACAGAAGGTCATGAGTTACCGAAAGAACATGCTACAGTATTGCCGGAACAAGGTACTGAATTACCGAAGGAAGGAACTGAGTTGCCAGGAGAACATGCTACTCAAGTACCAGGCATAGTACCAGAAGaacaagaaaaagaaatattaCCTTCAGTGACTGAAGGTCCGATTGCTGAACATGCTCCAGAACAAATAACTACAGCAGTACCCACAGAGATCAAACCTGCCGGAGAAACTGAAGAACACGCAACACATAAACCTGAAAGTGAAACTGAAGTTCCACAAGAACACGTTACTGAAGGACAAGTTAAAGGCGAAAGTACTGAATTGCCTCAGGAACATGTTACAGAAGAACTACCTCAAGAACACGAACTGCCTAAAGAACCTTCAGTCGAAGAAGAAAGTACTAAATTACCGGAAGAACATATTACTCAAGGCCCAGAAAGTGAAAGTCCAACTGTATTGCCAGCGGAACATGTTACTGAAGCCAAGATTGGAGAAGAATCTACTGAACAGCCAAAAGAACAGGCTGCACATGTTCCTGATGTTGCTGGTCCAGTTACTGAACCACCAATTGAACATATAACGGAAGAACAGGTCGCTAAAGGTACTGAAGTACCTGAAAAGGAACATATTACTGAACATCCGGTATATGGAGCTGAAACTACCAAACAACCATCTGAACACGTAACTGAGAAACATATCCCTGAAGTAACAACATTACCACAAGAATATATCACTGAAGGACATGTGGAAGAAGGCAAAGTCACTGAAGTACCTCAGCCCCATGTGACTGAACAAGGAAGAGGAACGGAAGCACCCGAAGGTCAAGTCACTGAAATACCACAACCGCATGCTGATGAAGGTCAAGTAACGGAACATCCAGAAGAACACGTTACAGAAGGACAAGTTAAAGAAAAACCAGAAATTATTACTGAAGGAAAACTTGAAGAAACAACAAAATATGCTGAAGAGCCAACACCCGTCGAAGGCGAAATTCCTGCAAATTATCCCGTGGAACCTGAGCATGCGCCGGAAGTTCCTGAACAACAAACAGAAAAGATAATTCCTGAAGTACCAGAAACTGGAACCGAAACTGCGACTTCGGTGCCTTCTGAAGAAGGTGAGACAGAGAAAACACACAAAACCACGACTAAACCATCTCCAGTTGGACAAACTGAAGAAAGTGTCACAGAACACGAAATCCAAACCCACATTCCAATTAAACCTAGTGAAGAAGCTGAAGGTACTACTCATAGATTCCCTCAAATGCCAGTTGAAGAAGAACAAGAAACCGAATCTGCGATTGGTAAAGTTACAACGGAACAACCCAGTGAAAAAGAAACAGAAACTCCACAACAAGCAACTGAAGCTCCAAGGATTCCAAGCGGAGAATTCGACTCTACGAACGCTCCAGTGGAACCTTCTGGTGAAGGTACAGAAAAACCTACTTATCCTCATGCTGGTCATGAAGATGTTGAAGAAGAAGAGAAACCTGGAATACCTGGTGAAGGCAGTTGTTTGGTTGATGGACAAACATACAAAAACAACTCCAACGTTCCACCAATTAATCACTGTCAAGTGTCTTGCAAATGTGTTAGTTCGATCTTGCAGTGCGAGTCTGTAACTTGTACACCACCTCCGTCCAATTTGCAACACTGTATGCCTGTGTATCAAGGACCTGACAGTTGTTGTCCGACATACAGTTGCA gtGTTCCTGGAGTTACTAGCATGGAATCAGATAGTCACAAAGTTGAAATATCTACCACAGAAACAGTTCCAGGCACAATCGGTGTTAACATCTTGATACCAAGCGAAGAAGGTACTGTTAAACCCGAAGGTACGACCGCTTCAAGCCGCGATTCGACTGAATTGCCAGAATATTCACTACCAGAAGAACATGTTACTCATAAACAACCTGAACAAGTTAGTGAAGCAAGTGAGACGCCCGAAAGCTACGTTCCACAAGCTACTACGATCAAATCGGTACCTGCACATACAGAAGTACCAGTTGAAATGGCAACTGGAACCGAAAAGATTGAAGAAGGACAAGTTACTGAAAAACAAGGAGAATTGCAACCCACAGAAATTAGTCATGAAGGCACTACACTCAAACCTAGTTCTGAAAGTGAACAACAACCTGAAGTTCATGTTACTACAGAATACCCAGAAGGTGTAGGACATGACGAAGTTCATCCAGATGAAGAAGAAAATGCTATAGAAGATCATACATATCACCAGATTATAGATTCTGGCCGGGTTTCTACGGAAAGGGAAGAAGAACATGTAACCACTTCATCGCCAGCAATTGTAACTGACAAACATCCAGTTTCTGTTACGGAAAGACAAGGAGAAATCGTGACAGAAAAAACAATTGAGGGAGAAGTACCTGCTACTGAAATTCCTAAGTCTGAAGAAGTTCCAGCTGTAACTGAAGGTGTAACAGAAGGTGTtcctgaaactgttactgaaggTGTAAAGGGTGGTGTTACTGAAGTTGCTCATGAAGGAACTATGATATCAGTTACTGAACCTGCTCATAAAGTTAGTTCTGAATCTTCAGTTGAAGAAGAAGCTAAAGTAACCACTGAACCTACTAAAGAAGGTTCAGCAAGTGCTACTGAACCGGCTAAAGAATACGTTCCTGAAGCTGGAAAAGAAGAAGCTCCAGCTGCAACAACTGAATATCCTAAACCAAGTGTCCCTGAAGCTGAAACAAAACTTCCGGAAGGTGTAACCGAAGGAAAGAAAGAATTGCCTGAAGTACCAAGCATTACACAACAAGAACACGTTACTGAAGGTGTGAAAGAACAAGAACCTCATTACGATGAAGGTGTTCATCCACATGAAGAACACGTCACTGAACCTGAACTACCGGCTACTGTAGCACCTGAACATGCTCCAGTAACTGAAGGAAAAGCTCCAGAACAGGAAActgaaaaagaaattattgaagctgttactgaaccaagcGCAACAGAAAAGATCCCTGAAAGTATAAGCCATGTAACTGAAAAGACACAAGAAGGTCAAATTCCCACACATGATGAAGGTGCAACTCAAGTTCCTGAAATACCTGAAAAAACGAGTGAAGAGGGCAAACCTGCCGAAGAACCTGAAGTCACGACTATGCATGTTCCTGCTATTGGTGTCACTGAACCTGTGGTTACGGTACTTCCTGAACACAAACCTATTGAAACTGAACAACTTCCAGAACACAAACCGACTGAAGCTCAACAACCAGAAGCTGGAATTACGGAAAGAGTTGGTGGGGAGGAACATACTACTCCTCATGTGCCTGACGAAGGTTTACCGGAGCATGCTCCAGGCACTCAACAACCTGAAGGAACAACACTACGACCTGAAGGTAGTACGGTTAAAGCCGCCGAACAGCCAGAAACGGTACAACCAGTTCATGAAATTGAAAGCAGTACTGTTAAGGCTGCTGAAGAACCGCAAGTTACAACCATTCAACCAGGTTATGAACCCGAAGGAAGCACTTCGAAAGCAGCTGAAGAACCAGAAATTACTGCTAAACCTGGCTATGAACCTGAAGGAAGCACTCCTAAAACTGTTGAAGGAGAACCTGCTATTACAGATAAATCCAGTTTTGTGCCTGAAGCTACTACACTCAGAGGTGCTGGAGAACAAGAAGGTACCACAGCACAACCTAGTCACGAAATTGAAGGTGCTGAAAAAGCCGATATTACAACGATGCAACCTAGTCATGAAGCTCAACAACCAGCAATTACAACAGTTCAACCTGGCCACGAACAAGAAGGTACTACTGTTAAGGCTGTCGAGCAACAACCAGAAATTACAGTCAAACCCAGCTACGAACCAGAGGGTAGTACACTTAAGGGTGCAGAACAACCAGAAATCACAGCTAAACCTAGCTATGAACCTGAAAGTACTACTCTTATGGGTGCTGCACATCCAGAAATCACAGTCAAACCTGGCTATGAAGCCGAAGGTACTACCGCTAAGAGTGTTGAACAACCAGAAATTACAGTCAAGCCTAGCTACGGACAGGAAGGTACTACTCTTAAGGGTGTCGAACAACCCGAAATCACAGCTAAGCCTAGCTATGAACCCGAAGGTACCACTCTTAGGGGTATTGAAGAACCAGAAATTACAGCCAAACCTAGCTATGAACCAGAAGGTACCGAGCAACCAGAAATCACAGCCAAACCTGGATATGAACCCCAAGGTACCACTCTCAAGAGCGCCGAACAGCCCGAAATCACAGTCAAGCCCAGCTATGAACCTGAAGGTACCGAACAACCAGAAGTTACAGCCAAGCCTGGATACGAGCCCCAAGGTACTACTCTTAAGAGTGCAGAACAACCCGAAATCACAGTCAAACCTAGCTATGAACCTGAAGGTACCGAACAACCAGAAATCACAGTCAAACCTGGCTATGAGCATGAAGGTACAACTCTTAAGAGTGCCGAACAACCCGAGGTCACAACAGTTAAGACTGGTTATGTTCCTGAAGGAAGTACCGAAGCCAGAATTCCAGAAAAAGAAGAACCTCCTGTTCAAACCACTCCCGGAGGAGAGGAAGCGGGAGTCACAGAAAAGGAAACTAAACCATTTGAGTACATTCCTCCTACTTCTGATCATGAGCATGTGCCAGAAGAAGGTGGAGTTACTGATAAGGAAGGAGAAGCTCATACGACTATAGGCTACAAACCTGAAGCTACTATTCGTCCTGAGCATATTCCAAGCGAAGGCGAAGCGCCTAAAGCTCCGGAAGAAGAAACGACGGAACCGGTAGTTACAGTTACACCAGTACCTGCACTACCGGAAGGACAACAACCTGAAGAAGGTGAAGAAGAAGCTCCAGCGAGACCCACAGTTCCAAGTCTCGAaggagaaaaagaaaaatcaacTGAAGTTCCTACAACGGTACGATCTCCAATCAGTGGTGAAGAAACCACTGAATCTCGCCCCGCAATCCCTGGCGAAGGCCAGGAAAGCCCCGAAACGTCAACCAAACCTGAAGTTTTCACTTCCCCAACACTCACGTCAACCGCTCATCCCAACGCTTCCGAATTATATACTTCGGGTCCAACTGTTGAAGAAGCGACCAAGAAAGGCATCGCTGGTGAATTATCCACCTCCGCTCCGTCCACCACTCTCACCAGTTCCACAACACTGCCACCACCCCACAGCATGCCCGAATCGCCCGACTATCAAGCCCCCGTCGAGGAGGAAGACTACGGCGAAGAGGACCAAAGTGCCTTCGGCCCTGGCACTTGTCGCTACGGCGGCAAAGTCTACGTTTCCGCTCAGCAAATCCCTCGCGACGATCCTTGCGATTTCTGCTTCTGTTTCCGCAGCGACATCATTTGTTTGCAGCAGAGCTGTCCTCCGCCAATCCCGCGATGCCACGAAGAGCCCATTCGTGGATTCTGTTGCCCGAGATACGAATGTCCCGTTTCGATGGCAACTTCTGTCAATATAACAACGACCACCACCACAACGACAACCACACTACCTCCGCACTTTTTCTCGCACGCTTACAAGGGCAGGGCCCAACGGAGCGGATGCCAGATAAGGAACAAAGCGTATCAAGTCGGCGAGGAGATCAAGTCAGCATCTGGACCGTGTCTCCACTGCAT ATGTGGCGACAACGGTCAGATGAAATGTGATCCGAAGGCTTGCAGTCCTGAGCCGATGCTGAGGCAGATGATCGCCGCGGCGGAGTCGCGAAGGAGGAGATGA